In the genome of bacterium, one region contains:
- a CDS encoding HdeD family acid-resistance protein, which produces MTNFPLLNAFASHWWVLLLRGIGAVLFGILAFVWPGLTLVALVFLYGAYALVDGVTAIFVAGSARAWWMIFAGLLGIIAGILTFIFPGITAFWLLILIASWAVVRGIFEIVTAIQLRKELTNEWMLILGGIFSIIFGVLLFLNPAAGALAMVWLIGAYTFVFGIMMIVLSFRLRGLRKFKPATV; this is translated from the coding sequence ATGACTAACTTTCCTCTTCTCAACGCTTTTGCAAGCCATTGGTGGGTGCTGTTGCTGCGCGGCATTGGCGCCGTGTTGTTCGGCATTTTGGCCTTTGTATGGCCGGGGCTGACGTTGGTGGCGCTAGTTTTTCTCTACGGCGCTTATGCCCTCGTGGATGGCGTCACCGCAATCTTTGTCGCCGGGAGCGCCCGCGCGTGGTGGATGATCTTTGCCGGATTGCTTGGCATCATCGCCGGCATACTGACTTTTATTTTCCCAGGCATCACCGCATTTTGGCTGCTCATTCTGATCGCCTCGTGGGCCGTCGTCCGAGGAATCTTCGAAATCGTGACGGCGATTCAATTGCGCAAAGAATTGACGAACGAGTGGATGCTCATTCTCGGCGGCATTTTCTCGATCATCTTCGGCGTCCTGCTCTTTTTGAATCCGGCCGCGGGCGCGCTCGCGATGGTGTGGCTGATCGGCGCCTACACATTTGTGTTTGGAATCATGATGATCGTGCTTTCGTTCCGTTTGCGCGGATTACGAAAGTTCAAGCCGGCAACGGTCTAA